The stretch of DNA AAAAAAAGAAACCCTAAAGGAGGAAAGATATACTTCTTTTGTAAACGTTGTCCTAAAATGGATAGTGCGAAAGTTAGTGAAATTCCTAACATACATACAAAACCAATTTTTCCATAGAAATCATCATTGGTATTTTCAGCCAAAATAAAAAATACAGCCGTGGCAAAAGCAATAAGCAGTACAAAGGGGTATTCTTGGATGATATATGTTATTTTGTGACTTAATTCTTTTAGTTTTTTCATTCCAAGTATTATTTTAGAGTTATTTTAAACAAAGATACAGCTTTTATAGAGTCATAATTTTATTAGATAATAATTATTTGAAAGCCAAAATGTTATGTATTTTATTGGTATGTATACAAATTTTTAATTAAAACTAGTTTGTAAAAAATATATAAATAGTTTTAGCTTATTTCAAATCAAAATTTTCCAGCATTTCTTTCAAACTATCTTTCCAATGAGGAATAGTTAAACCAAAAGTTTTTGTGATTTTGGTTTTATCTAAAAGAGAGTAATAAGGGCGAGCAGCTGGAGTAGGATACTCTGTTGCAGGAATTCCTTGAACATGAACATGTAATTTTTTAATATCAAAAATAGTTTGTGCAAATTCAGCCCAATGGGTTTTTCCTTCATTCGAATAATGATAAGTGCCAAAAGCATCAGAGTCTTGATCTATGATTTTAAAAATCACACGAGCTAAATCACGAGCATAAGTAGGAGAACCAAACTGATCGTTTACTACCCTCATTCGATGGTTGTTAGCTCCAACACGCAACATGGTTTTTACAAAATTATTCCCAAATTCAGAATAGACCCAAGCCGTTCGAATAATAAAAGTTTGAGGGTTATTTTGTAAAGCTAATTGCTCTCCTTTTAGTTTAGAAGCACCATATGTATTAATAGGATCTGTTTCATCTGTTTCTCTATAAGGTGTTTCAGACTTTCCATTAAAAACATAGTCTGTTGAAATATGTATGAGTTTTATATTTTGTTTATGACATTCTTTCGCTAGTGAGTCAACAGCTTCACTATTAATTAAAAAGGCTTGTTTCTGTTCTTCTTCAGCTTTATCTACAGCAGTATAAGCAGAAGCGTTAATACAATAATCCCATCCTTTAGATAAAACATTTTTAAGATTTTTTGTATCCGTAATATCAATTTCTTCCCGTGAAGCAAAAAGAGTATTGTGCTTGGTTTTTATTTGTTGTAATTCTTTCCCTAATTGTCCATTAGAACCCAATATTATTATATTTTTTCTCATAGATAAGATGTGGTTTAAGAGTCTTACTATATAAAACACATTATATGTAACTACCTTCTTTTTTTATATTATTATCTCTTTTAATCAATATTTTTACATAAAAATAATTTTATATGAATTAAAATATTTACTAATGAAAAGAGGAAACAAATTTACGAAATTTTTACTGTCGTTAGTCTTTTGTTGTATTGCTAATGTTTTTTTTGCACAAGATTATGTTCAAACATGTAAAGATAGAATCAATTTAACTATTGTAGAAGGACAATCTGTTGATATGGTCGTGGGGACGATTACAGTAACCAATAATGGAGCTACAGGAGTTATAGAGGAGGGTACACCGATGAGTGAAGAAAGCAAATATGCATCAATTAAAGTTATAACATCAGAAACAGTTCAACTTGCTGAAGGAGAGACAAAAGAAGTTCCTATAAGATTAATAGGTACGTATGAGGAACGTGCACCAAGACGTTTGTATTTTGGGTTTAGTGCATTTTTTGGAGATGATAATAATTGTCCGAAACAATTGGAAATAAGAGTTTTGACCGATGAAGATGGGGATGGAATAGCAGATGATGATGATAATTGTGTTACGATATCAAATTCAGATCAATTGGATACCGATGGTGATGGTATGGGTGATGCATGTGACGATGACGACGATGGCGATGGTGTAATGGATTCAGAAGATGCATGTCCTTTAGTAATAGGTACTATAAATGGTTGTCCAGATAGTGACGGAGATGGAATAGCAGACAATGACGACAATTGTGTTATGATGTCAAATCCAGATCAGCTGGATACCGATGGTGATGGTATGGGAGATGTATGTGATCGAGATGATGATAATGATGGTGTAATGGATCCAGAAGATGATTGTCCTCTGATTGCAGGACCTGCTTATGGTTGTCCTGATGCAGATGGGGATGGATTCTCAGATAACAAAGATAATTGCCCTAATACAGCTAATTCAGATCAATTGGATACTGATGGAGATGGGCAAGGAGATGTATGTGATAATGATGATGATGGAGATGGTGTAATGGATTCAGAAGATGTATGCCCATTAGTATATGGTACAGCAAATGGTTGTCTTGATACCGATGGAGATGGAGTAGCGGATAATGATGATAATTGTCCTAATATAGCGAACTCAGACCAATCTGATGTTGATGTTGATGGAATAGGAGATGTATGTGATGATCAAGTTGCGTGTACTATGTCAGAAGCTGTAGATCAGCTTTTTATAGGTTTCAGTTCGCCTTATAGAAGAGGGCCTATGGGATCTTATGGAATCCCTCACCCAGATATTCCTTATCAGTATTATCAAGGAAATGCTTTAGGATCACCTTTTTATCCAGCAGATAATTCTATGCTTATGGATCCTAATAGAGCAATCCATTACAATACACCTTATCCAGCAGGAAGAACTACTTTACTTACAAAAAGAATTACAACACCTGGGCCAGGTGATTATTCCATTAATTTATATGGTGTAGCTTTAGGACCAGATGTCACTATTTCAGTTTATGTGGATAACGAATTAGTGGGTACTCAGGGAATGAATTTAGAGGGAGAAGGCTGGGGAGTTATTTCAATTCCTTTTACTTCAAATGGAGGAGGTCATTTGATTAAAATTGATAGTTATGTACCAGGAACAGATGATATTTGGATAGTAGATGGAAGAGTGTGTGGAGTATCATTACCAACAACTTCAACAAGGGTATTAAGTAGTAACCAGCCTATTTTAGAGGAAAACAAACCTAATTTAGTGGTTTACCCTAACCCTGTAAACAACTTAGTGCATATAAAAACAGATAAAGACATTAAAGCATGGAAAATGGTAAGTATGTCAGGTGAAACAATTGCACAAGGCAAATTTAATATGCCTAAACGTAGATTAAATGTTAATATAGAAAGTCAATTAGGTGGTTTATATATTCTAAAGGTGATCTATAAAGATGGACAAACAGAGGACAAGAAGATCATGAAGAAGTAGATGTTGTTGAATTAATTTAAAAAAACAGTCCCAAATTTATTTTGGGACTGTTTTTTAATATGCTATAATATTTTAATATGCTTTGGCAAATAAGACTTTATGTTTAGAAGGTTTACCAGAGTAAATACAAATACCTTCTTCTTCTTTGATATCTAAAGGAATACAACGGATAGTTGCTTTGGTTTCTGCTTGTATTTTTTCTTCTGTTTCAGTGGTTCCATCCCAATGTGCAGAAACAAATCCACCTTTTGTTTCTAAAACTTCTTTAAATTCTTCATAGGAATTAACTTCTGTAATATGTTCATTACGATAATTCAATGCTTTATTATAGATGTTTTTTTGAATATCTTCTAAAAGAGTAGGAATAACTTCAGAAACTTCATCTAGTGAATAAATTTTCTTTTCTAAAGTATCACGTCGTGCTAATTCACAAGTACCATTTTCTAAATCACGAGGTCCAATAGCAATTCGTGTAGGAACCCCTTGCAATTCATATTGTGCAAATTTCCATCCTGGTTTATGAGTATCTCGATTATCAAATTTAACTGAAATTCCTTTAGAACGTAATGCAGAAACAATTTGATTTGCTTTTTCAGAAATTTGTGCTAATTGTTCTTCTCCTTTGAAAATAGGCACAATCACAACTTGAATTGGGGCTAATTTTGGTGGTAATACCAAACCAAAATCATCAGAATGTGTCATGATTAAACCACCCATTAAACGAGTAGAAACACCCCAAGATGTTGCCCAAACGTACTCTTGTTTCCCTTCTTTTGAAGTAAACTTTACATCAAATGCTTTTGCAAAATTTTGTCCTAAAAAGTGAGATGTTCCTGCTTGTAGTGCTTTCCCATCTTGCATTAAGGCTTCAATTGTATAGGTTTCATCAGCACCTGCAAAACGCTCCGATTCAGTTTTACGTCCTTTAATAACAGGCATTGCCATAAATTCTTCAGCAAATTGAGCATAAACAGCTTGCATTTGTTCTGACTCTTCAATAGCTTCTTTTTTTGTAGCATGAGCTGTATGTCCTTCTTGCCATAAAAATTCGGCTGTACGTAAAAATAAACGTGTACGCATTTCCCAACGTACTACATTAGCCCATTGATTCACCAAAATAGGTAAATCTCGGTATGATTGAATCCATTTTTTATAAGTACTCCAAATAATGGCTTCAGAAGTAGGTCTTACAATTAATTCTTCTTCCAACTTAGCATTAGCATCAACCTTAAGTTTTCCGGGGTTTTCTTCATCATTTTTTAAACGGTAATGTGTTACAACAGCACATTCTTTAGCAAACCCCTCAGCGTTTTTTTCTTCCGCTTCAAAAAGACTTTTGGGAACAAAAAGAGGGAAATAGGCATTTTGATGTCCTGTTTCTTTGAACATACGATCTAATTCTGCTTGCATTTTTTCCCAAATAGCATAACCGTAAGGTTTAATTACCATACAACCTCTAACACCTGAATTCTCGGCAAGGTCTGCATTGACAACTAATTCATTATACCATTTTGAATAATCTTCCGATCTTTTTGTTAACTTAGCCATATAATTGCTTATGTTTGTCAATCCTGTGCTATTGCTCAAATTTTAACAGATTTTGGCACAGAGTTTGAAATTATAATAATAAAATTAGACTCTTTCTAAATACTATTGAAATAGTGAAAAGAGTTTTTAAAGTTTCAAAAGTATGAAAAGTTTAACATATTCTACCAAACAAATCTTCAAATATGTGGGTATTTTTATATTACTCGTTTTTGGAGTAACTTCATGTTCTACGACCAGTCCTACGACTTTGGGGAATAAATATGATGATGATGGAATTTACTATAATGCTAAAGATGAGCATGTATATAGATCACAACAAAGAAAAATAGATAGTTTAGAACGCGTCATTGCCAATCAAAATGGTCAAACTTACCAAAATGGTAACTCGGCTATGGGGAATTTATATTTTGATGAAAAAGGAAATGGTCCGGAAGAAACGTACTATAACCAAGAAGAACAAAAAACGACACGTGTAAATGGTTCAAAAATTGTAATTGATGATGATACTAATTATGCTTCTTCATTTGGAGCTAATACTGGAACAGATGTAAACGTTAACGTTTGGGGAGGTTTCGGATACGGTTATCCATATGGAGGATGGGGATTAGGTTATAATTCTTGGTCAGGATGGAATGTAAGTTTTGGATTTGGTTTTGGATGGGGATACCCTTATTACGGCTATGGTTACAGACCATGGGGTTGGGGAGGTTATTACAATCCTTGGTATGGTGGTGGATATTATGGTTATAGACCTTACTATCCAGGGTATTATAATCCTTGGTATGGAGGAGGTTATTACCGCCCAGGTTATGGTTATGGAGGTTATTATAGACCGGTTCCTTATGGAAGTGCAAGAAGTGTTTATGGAAGTGGAAGAAATGGATCATCTCGATACAATACAGCTTTAGCTTATAGAACTGCTAATTCTGGAACAGTATATTCAAGAGGAGGAACTTCAACTTCAGGTAGAAATTATAGATCAGCTACATCTACAGCAAGAGATCGTTCGTACAGAACATCTGGGACAACAGGAAGTAGACAATATAGAACTACAAATCAAGGAACTACAAATCGTCAATACCGTACACAAGGGACGACAGGAAATAGACAATACCGAAGTTCAGGTACACGTTATAGAGAATACGGAGGTACTGGAAATAGACAGTACAGAAGTGGAAACACATCAGGTCAGTATCGAAGTTCAGGAAATGGTAGTTCTAATAATAGACAATACCGAAGTTCGGGTAACTCAAACCGTCAGTATCGTTCCAATAATGGATCAACCAATAGACAATATAGAAGTAATTCTTCATCTAATAGAACCTATAGACAACCAAGCACTTCTTCAAGAAGTTATACACCTAGTAGAAGTTATGGAGGTGGATACAGAAGTAGTGGAGGTTCCATGAGAAGTTCAGGAGGAGGATATAGAAGATAATTAAAAAAGGAAAAAGTCGTATGAAAAAAATAATCACACCGATCGTTGCATTAGTAGCTTTAGGAATGAATGCACAGAGTTTTTTAGATGATGCAATTGATTTATCATCAGAAAAAATGGAAGGAACTGCTCGTTACAGAGCCATGGGAGGTTCTATGGGTGCATTAGGAAGTGATATTTCAGCTGTGCAATTATTAAACCCAGCAGGTGGTGCTGTTTCAGTTCGATCACATGGATCCATTACATTTGGTGTTAGTGATTATGAAAACGAAACAAGTTCTACAGCTAAAATGAGTAATGATGAAACAAACTTTAATATGACACAATTTGGAGGGAGTTTTGTTTTTGAAAATCAAAATATGAATTCAGGTTGGAGACGTTTTGCTTTAACTGCAAGTTATAACCGAAATAATGATTTAGATCGTCAAATTAATGTAGCACCATATAGTACTGATTTTGTTTACCAAGATGGTTATTATTTTGAAGAAACAGATGGAACAGTAAATCGTTATACAGGAGATTTCCTTTATGATGGAGAACGTGTTTCAATAGATGGTTATAACGATCAATTTAGTATAGGCTTTTCAACTAATTATAACAATCAGATTTATTTAGGAGCTGGAATGAATTTCCATAATTCTCAAAAAGAAGCAGTACAAGATATTTATCGTAGTAATCAATCAGAAGGAGCAACAAACGATACATATCAAGATTACTACCAAGATGGAACCGGTTTTTCATTAAATTTAGGGGTTATCGCTAAGGTAACTGATGAATTACGATTAGGAGTTGCTTACCATTCTCCAACATGGTGGAATATACAAGAAACTTCTCGATATGGAGAAACCCTTAACGGTACTACTTTTAGAGATGGACCATTTTATCAAGAATATGATGTAAGAACACCAAGTAAATTAGTAGCTAGTGGGGCTTTAGTTTTAGGAAAAAGTTTAGCTATTAATGCCGATGCTATTTTCAAAGATTACAGTAATATTGATTTTGATGGTATGGCAGGAGGGCAAGAAGCAACGGTTAATCAAAACGTTAATTCAGAATTACAAGATACGTGGGAGTTTCGTGTCGGTACAGAATACCGTATAGAAGACTTTAGAATACGAGGAGGTTACCGTTATACACAAGATCCTTATAAAGATCTAGATGGAAATGCTTCAACATATTCATTTGGTTTAGGATATAACTTTGGAAATGTATTCCTAGATGGCGCTTATGACTATACAGATGGAAATACAGCTTTCAGAACAGCAAGTGGAGCAACAGGAACGTATGTAGATCAAGATTTAGATCGTTCTAACTTCACAGTAACTTTAGGATACAAATTCTAAAAAATACTTTTTTAATATTTATTTACAAAAAGAGTGATTCTCAACAGGAGAGTTGCTCTTTTTGTTTTGATGAAAATGATTTAATAATATCCTATTTCTGTAAGGTAAATAGATACCTCATTATACTAATAATCTAATGGATTAAATATCTACAACAATATAAACAGGGAAATGATCAGAATACCCTCCTAAATATTTTTTCCCTACATAAGTTCTAAACGGTTCTCCTTTATAAGGTTCTTTCCATTCTTGTAGTAATCGAGGATCAAAAACATCTGCTTTTTTAAATTGGATACTGCGTTGACCTCTTATTAAAGCTTTAGAAACTAAAATTTGGTCAAATAAATTCCAATGCCCTTTGTGAGATAAAGAACCTTTTCCTTCCTTTTCTAGTTCAATCATGGGATTAAAAAGTTCTTCACGATCCATTTTATAAGCCTCATCTTCAATTTTTAAACGCTTTAAAGATTTTCCATCAGGATCATCATTAAAATCACCCATAACTAATAAATTAGCTCCTGGTTCTCGATCAAAAATAGTGTCAACAATTGAGCGAACTTTATCTGCAACAACTAACCTTTTTTGTGCATTTACATCTCCATTTCTTTTAGAAGGCCAGTGTGTTACGATAATATCTAATGGCATTCCTTTAAGCAAACCACTAACATGTAAGATATCACGAGTAGTATCTTGAATACCTTTTTCATCTTCCAAATAAACAGAGTGAGATTCTTTATGTAAAACCATAAAGGCTTCTTTTTGATAGATAAAACCTACATCGATACCGCGTTCATCAGGAGAATCAAAATGAACAATACCATATTGAAATTGTTGAAGTTCTGTTTTTTGAGTTAGATCTTCTAATACACTTTTATTTTCAACCTCAGCTAAACCTAAGATAACTGGAGGTTCAACAGAATCTTCATCTCCAAGTAATTTAATGGCTTTCGCTAATTTATGTAGTTTGTTTTCATAACGCTGTGCAGTCCACCTTTTAGGAGAGTCAGGTGTAAAAGCCTCGTCTAGAGTATCAGGGTCATCTATGATATCAAATAAATTTTCAATGTTATAAAATCCTATTGTATGTTGTTTTTTCATGTTCATCAAACTTTCTTCTCTATTTTGAAACGAAGTTAATGAAAATAATACTTTTTTAATGAGGAATTAGTAAGTTCTAAGTAGAAATGATGTTGTCATTCCGAACTTGTTTTCAGAATCTATTAATCATACACTAATTTCTTTTTTCATTATTTTTTTGTCTTTTTTCTGAATACTCACTTCATACTTTCTAATGATTCATTATTTTTTTAAGTAACTTTGCGTAAGATAGTATACTTTATGTTAGAAAAGAAAGAAGCACAATACGAAAGAGCACTATTGATTGGAATCATAACGCATGAACAAAACGAAGAAAAATCCATAGAATATTTAGATGAATTAGAGTTTTTAGCTAATACGGCAGGAGCTGAAGTTATAAAACGATTTCAACAAAAAGTAGATCAACCCAATCCTAAAACTTTTATAGGAACAGGGAAATTGACAGAAGTTAAAGCTTTTGCTGAAGAACATAATATTGACACTCTTATTTTTGATGATGAATTAACACCTGCACAGTTAAAGAATTTAGAAAAAATAGTAGAACGTAAAATTATTGATCGGACAGGGTTGATTTTAGATATTTTTGCCCAACGTGCACAAACTTCATATGCCAGAACACAAGTTGAACTAGCACAGTATGAATATTTATTACCACGATTGACTCGAATGTGGACACATTTAGAACGTCAGCGAGGAGGAATTGGTATGCGTGGACCTGGGGAAACCGAAATAGAAACCGATCGACGTATTATACGAGATCGTATCACATTATTAAAGAAAAAATTACAAGCAATTGATAAACAAATGGCTACCCAACGAAGCAACCGTGGTAAAATGGTTCGTGTAGCGTTAGTTGGGTATACCAACGTTGGGAAATCAACTTTGATGAATGTTTTAAGTAAATCAGACGTATTTGCAGAGAATAAATTGTTTGCCACTTTAGATACAACGGTTCGAAAAGTAGTGGTAAAAAACTTACCTTTTCTGTTAACCGATACTGTTGGATTTATTCGAAAATTACCTACACAGTTGGTAGAATCCTTTAAATCAACTTTAGATGAAGTACGAGAAGCTGATTTATTACTTCATGTAGTGGATATTTCACATGATAGTTTTGAAGATCATGTGACCTCTGTTAATCAAATTTTAAATGAAATTGAGAGTGATGCAAAACCAACTTTGATGGTTTTTAATAAAATAGACCAATATACTTTTGAAAAACGTGATGAGGATGATATCAATCCCAAAACCAAACAACATTATTCTTTAGAAGACTGGAAACAAACCTGGATGTCTAATGATCATAAAGCTGTATTTATTTCAGCTCAAACCAAAGAAAATTTAGAAGAACTAAAGAAAATTGTATTTCAAGAAGTGAAAGAAATTCATATACGTCGTTTTCCTTATAATCAGTACTTGTTTGATTATTATGATGAGGATGGAAGTGTGAATAATTAAATTGATATCGATTAAAGAACCTTTTGTAATAAAAATCATGAGCTTAGTGTAAATTTCACAAAAAGCTCATGATTTTTTAGTATATTTAGGACACAAAAGCAATATTATATGGCAACGAACCCTAAAATTCAGCGTTATAATGAATCGGTAGTGTCTAAATACCAGATTTATAACAGTATTTTAACAACCCTACCTTTTCACCGAGTACATAAAACGGGTGTGATGCTTCCACTTTTACATGAATTGTGTGAAGAAGGTTTTAAAAACAAAGAAAACCCTACCGATATTATCAATCGATTTTTTGATACGTATTATAATGGAATTTCTGAAAAAGAACGTATCGATATTTTGTTTCGTTTTATTCAGTTTATTGAGCGTCAAGTAGTACTTTTTGATGCGGTAGAAGAAGCCTCTTTTGATATTGTAAATAATATGGAAGGATATGGTTCCATGCGAATGACAAAAGAAGATGCAGAATCAAAGAATACTCAAGAAGAATTACAAGCTTTTTTAGAAGATTTTAAAGTGCGAATTGTTTTAACAGCACATCCCACACAGTTTTATCCAGGGCCTGTTTTAGGAATTATTAATGATTTGGCTGATGAAGTTAAAAAAGATGATATTTTAACCATAAAAAAATTATTAGCGCAACTGGGTAAAACACCTTTTTTCAAAAAGAAGAAACCAACTCCTTATGATGAAGCTGTAAGTATTATGTGGTACTTAGAAAATGTTTTTTATGATACTTTTGGTGAAATCTATCATTACATTGAACAGAATATTTACAAAGGAAAACCGATTGATAATTCCATTATCGATTTAGGATTTTGGCCAGGAGGAGATCGTGATGGAAATCCTTTTGTTACACCTGAGATTACAGAAGACGTTGGAAAAAAATTATACCAATCGATTATTCATTGTTACTATAATTCAATTAAAGCTTTAAAGAGAAGATTAACTTTTGTTGGAATTTATGATCGAATTGTAGCATTAGAAAGAAAATTATATGATAATACGATCAAACCATATCATGACGAATCGTTTACTTTAACTTCCTTTTTGGGAGAATTAGAAGCAATAAGAGCTGAATTGATTGAAAAACATCGTTCTTTATTTGTAGAACAATTGGATTTACTAATATGTCAAGTAAAATTATTTGGTTTTCATTTTGCATCTTTAGATATTAGACAAGATAGTCGTGTACATCATAAAGCATTTGTGTCCATTGTAGACGAATTGAAAAAAGAGGGTATAGCTTTACTTCCAGAGAATTTTGAAGAACTTTCTGAAAAAGAACAGTTAGTGGTTTTAGGAGATATTAAAGGAAAAATTGATCCTAAATTGTTTGAAGATGAAATGGCTCGTAAAACGATTCAATCTATTTATGCGATGCAAAACATCCAAAAGCATAATGGAGAGCGTGGTTGTAATCGTTATATTATCAGTAATAATCAAACTGCGGTAAATGTAATGGAAACGTTTGCGATGCTAAATTTAACAAATTGGGAAAAATTAACTGTTGATATTATTCCATTATTTGAAACCGTTGATGATTTGCAAGGCGCTGATAAGGTTATGGAGTTATTGTATACAAACCCAGCATATGCTGCTCATTTAAAGTCAAGAGGAAACAAACAAACCATTATGTTAGGATTCTCTGATGGAACTAAAGATGGAGGTTATTTTATGGCTAATTGGGGGATTTATCGTGCAAAAGAGAATCTAACAGCAATGGCCCGTAAATATGATATTGAAGTAGTCTTTTTTGATGGTAGAGGAGGACCTCCTGCGCGTGGAGGAGGGCAAACGCATCGCTTTTATTCTTCTTTAGGACCTACGATTGAAAATAAAGAAATTCAATTAACCATTCAAGGGCAGACCATTAGCTCTAATTTTGGGTCTGATAAAGCAGCACAATTTAATATGGAACATTTGATTAGTGCAGGCGTAAGAGGAAAATTATATAATACACAGAAATCATTGCTAAGTGAGGAGGAAAGAGACATAATTGAAACATTAGCAAATGTAAGTTATGAAGCGTATAATAATTTCAAAGCACACCCGAAATTCTTACCCTATTTAGAAGAAATGAGTACGTTGAAATATTATGCTAAAACCAATATTGGTTCACGTCCTTCAAAACGTGGAAATAATTCAGAACTAAAATTCTCAGATTTACGAGCAATTCCTTTTGTAGGTTCATGGTCACAATTAAAACAGAATGTTCCAGGGTTTTATGGAGTTGGAACAGCTCTGAAAAAATATGAAGATGCAGGTGAATTTGAAAAAGTTCAGAAATTGTATCGATCCTCTCGATTCTTCAAAACCTTAATTGGTAATAGTATGATGTCCTTAAGTAAATCCTTTTTTGATTTAACAGCGTATATGCAAAATGATCCTGAGTTTGGAGATTTTTGGACGATTATTCATGATGAGTATTTACTAACACAACGGTTAATTTTAAAGTTAGCAGGTTATGAAGTTCTGATGCAAAATAACCCAACAGGAAAATCTTCTATTGATGTAAGAGAATCCATTGTACTTCCTTTATTAACAATTCAACAATTTGCTTTAAAGAAAGTTCGTGATATTCAATTGGAAAATGAAAATGATTCCATGTTAGAAGTTTACGAAAAAATTGTAACCCGTTCATTATTTGGGAATATTAATGCAAGTAGAAATTCAGCTTAATCTATATTTTGTTTAATTACCTTAACAAGGTTTCAAACCTTGTTAAGGTAATTTTATTATAAATCTTCTGGAGTAATTCCCTTTTTTACTAAAATTTGTGATAAAGATTCCTTAACTGCTAATTGTTTTTCCAGTTCAATAAGCTTTCCCAGTACAGGGTGTTTTTTACAAGATTCAAAACGATCGATAACATATTGAATTTTTTCCTCATCTAAACTAGGATAATTAGAATCAGGTTCTGAAGTAAAATCAAGTTCTAAAAACATATTTCCTCTTCCTGTTAAAAGCCAAGTTGGATTGATATCAGGAAAAACATTTAGAATACTGTTTAAAGTTTCATCTTTAAGGTTAGAACCTCTTTTAAGTGCAATTTGAATTGTGTTGTTAGAGAGTCCAACCTTCTTTTCAAACGCACTAATAGATAATCTGTTCTTATTGATAATTATTTTTACACGGTCTATAGGTTTCATAAAAAAGAACCTTCACTACTCACAATAATCTAAAAAAACAAAATTTAGTTTGTGAAATTAGAATATTGTTCGTATATTTGCATTATATGTTTTCTA from Flavobacteriaceae bacterium UJ101 encodes:
- the PARS|proS gene encoding proline--tRNA ligase (Catalyzes the attachment of proline to tRNA(Pro) in a two-step reaction: proline is first activated by ATP to form Pro- AMP and then transferred to the acceptor end of tRNA(Pro); Belongs to the class-II aminoacyl-tRNA synthetase family. ProS type 3 subfamily.; KEGG: scr:SCHRY_v1c08780 prolyl-tRNA synthetase), which codes for MAKLTKRSEDYSKWYNELVVNADLAENSGVRGCMVIKPYGYAIWEKMQAELDRMFKETGHQNAYFPLFVPKSLFEAEEKNAEGFAKECAVVTHYRLKNDEENPGKLKVDANAKLEEELIVRPTSEAIIWSTYKKWIQSYRDLPILVNQWANVVRWEMRTRLFLRTAEFLWQEGHTAHATKKEAIEESEQMQAVYAQFAEEFMAMPVIKGRKTESERFAGADETYTIEALMQDGKALQAGTSHFLGQNFAKAFDVKFTSKEGKQEYVWATSWGVSTRLMGGLIMTHSDDFGLVLPPKLAPIQVVIVPIFKGEEQLAQISEKANQIVSALRSKGISVKFDNRDTHKPGWKFAQYELQGVPTRIAIGPRDLENGTCELARRDTLEKKIYSLDEVSEVIPTLLEDIQKNIYNKALNYRNEHITEVNSYEEFKEVLETKGGFVSAHWDGTTETEEKIQAETKATIRCIPLDIKEEEGICIYSGKPSKHKVLFAKAY
- a CDS encoding GTPase HflX (GTPase that associates with the 50S ribosomal subunit and may have a role during protein synthesis or ribosome biogenesis; Belongs to the TRAFAC class OBG-HflX-like GTPase superfamily. HflX GTPase family; Contains 1 Hflx-type G (guanine nucleotide-binding) domain.); translation: MLEKKEAQYERALLIGIITHEQNEEKSIEYLDELEFLANTAGAEVIKRFQQKVDQPNPKTFIGTGKLTEVKAFAEEHNIDTLIFDDELTPAQLKNLEKIVERKIIDRTGLILDIFAQRAQTSYARTQVELAQYEYLLPRLTRMWTHLERQRGGIGMRGPGETEIETDRRIIRDRITLLKKKLQAIDKQMATQRSNRGKMVRVALVGYTNVGKSTLMNVLSKSDVFAENKLFATLDTTVRKVVVKNLPFLLTDTVGFIRKLPTQLVESFKSTLDEVREADLLLHVVDISHDSFEDHVTSVNQILNEIESDAKPTLMVFNKIDQYTFEKRDEDDINPKTKQHYSLEDWKQTWMSNDHKAVFISAQTKENLEELKKIVFQEVKEIHIRRFPYNQYLFDYYDEDGSVNN
- the ppc gene encoding phosphoenolpyruvate carboxylase (Through the carboxylation of phosphoenolpyruvate (PEP) it forms oxaloacetate, a four-carbon dicarboxylic acid source for the tricarboxylic acid cycle. Belongs to the PEPCase type 1 family.; KEGG: fjo:Fjoh_2806 phosphoenolpyruvate carboxylase), whose product is MATNPKIQRYNESVVSKYQIYNSILTTLPFHRVHKTGVMLPLLHELCEEGFKNKENPTDIINRFFDTYYNGISEKERIDILFRFIQFIERQVVLFDAVEEASFDIVNNMEGYGSMRMTKEDAESKNTQEELQAFLEDFKVRIVLTAHPTQFYPGPVLGIINDLADEVKKDDILTIKKLLAQLGKTPFFKKKKPTPYDEAVSIMWYLENVFYDTFGEIYHYIEQNIYKGKPIDNSIIDLGFWPGGDRDGNPFVTPEITEDVGKKLYQSIIHCYYNSIKALKRRLTFVGIYDRIVALERKLYDNTIKPYHDESFTLTSFLGELEAIRAELIEKHRSLFVEQLDLLICQVKLFGFHFASLDIRQDSRVHHKAFVSIVDELKKEGIALLPENFEELSEKEQLVVLGDIKGKIDPKLFEDEMARKTIQSIYAMQNIQKHNGERGCNRYIISNNQTAVNVMETFAMLNLTNWEKLTVDIIPLFETVDDLQGADKVMELLYTNPAYAAHLKSRGNKQTIMLGFSDGTKDGGYFMANWGIYRAKENLTAMARKYDIEVVFFDGRGGPPARGGGQTHRFYSSLGPTIENKEIQLTIQGQTISSNFGSDKAAQFNMEHLISAGVRGKLYNTQKSLLSEEERDIIETLANVSYEAYNNFKAHPKFLPYLEEMSTLKYYAKTNIGSRPSKRGNNSELKFSDLRAIPFVGSWSQLKQNVPGFYGVGTALKKYEDAGEFEKVQKLYRSSRFFKTLIGNSMMSLSKSFFDLTAYMQNDPEFGDFWTIIHDEYLLTQRLILKLAGYEVLMQNNPTGKSSIDVRESIVLPLLTIQQFALKKVRDIQLENENDSMLEVYEKIVTRSLFGNINASRNSA